A window of the Garra rufa chromosome 10, GarRuf1.0, whole genome shotgun sequence genome harbors these coding sequences:
- the chico gene encoding chico isoform X1, with product MMFPQARHSASSQSTQPLKFTTSDSCDRIKDEFQFLQAQYHSLKLECDKLASEKSEMQRHYIMYYEMSYGLNIEMHKQAEIVKRLNGICAQVLPYLSQEHQQQVLGAIERAKQVTPPEMNSIIRQQLQVHQLSQLQGLALPMTPLPLGLTQHTLPAVTSSSGLLSLSSILASHAHLAKEDKSSRDGADGHREDDADKSD from the exons GCTTCGTCTCAATCGACACAGCCGCTTAAATTCACCACGTCGGACTCTTGTGATCGCATCAAAGATGAGTTTCAGTTCCTGCAGGCACAATATCACAG TCTGAAGCTGGAATGTGATAAACTGGCGAGTGAGAAATCTGAAATGCAGCGTCATTACATAATG TATTATGAGATGTCATATGGACTCAACATTGAAATGCACAAACAG GCGGAGATCGTGAAGAGATTGAACGGAATCTGTGCTCAGGTGTTGCCTTACCTGTCTCAAGAG caCCAGCAGCAGGTTCTGGGGGCGATTGAGCGAGCCAAACAGGTCACCCCTCCTGAGATGAACTCAATTATCCGG CAGCAGCTTCAGGTTCATCAGCTCTCTCAGCTCCAGGGTTTGGCGTTACCCATGACCCCTCTGCCCCTGGGCTTGACTCAGCATACCCTGCCTGCTGTCACCTCCAGCTCCGGCCTCCTGTCTCTGTCCAGCATTCTTGCGTCTCACGCACACCTGGCCAAGGAAGACAAGAGCTCCCGTGATGGGGCCGACGGCCACCGCGAGGATGACGCCGACAAATCCGACTAG
- the chico gene encoding chico isoform X2, whose protein sequence is MMFPQARHSASSQSTQPLKFTTSDSCDRIKDEFQFLQAQYHSLKLECDKLASEKSEMQRHYIMYYEMSYGLNIEMHKQAEIVKRLNGICAQVLPYLSQEHQQQVLGAIERAKQVTPPEMNSIIRQLQVHQLSQLQGLALPMTPLPLGLTQHTLPAVTSSSGLLSLSSILASHAHLAKEDKSSRDGADGHREDDADKSD, encoded by the exons GCTTCGTCTCAATCGACACAGCCGCTTAAATTCACCACGTCGGACTCTTGTGATCGCATCAAAGATGAGTTTCAGTTCCTGCAGGCACAATATCACAG TCTGAAGCTGGAATGTGATAAACTGGCGAGTGAGAAATCTGAAATGCAGCGTCATTACATAATG TATTATGAGATGTCATATGGACTCAACATTGAAATGCACAAACAG GCGGAGATCGTGAAGAGATTGAACGGAATCTGTGCTCAGGTGTTGCCTTACCTGTCTCAAGAG caCCAGCAGCAGGTTCTGGGGGCGATTGAGCGAGCCAAACAGGTCACCCCTCCTGAGATGAACTCAATTATCCGG CAGCTTCAGGTTCATCAGCTCTCTCAGCTCCAGGGTTTGGCGTTACCCATGACCCCTCTGCCCCTGGGCTTGACTCAGCATACCCTGCCTGCTGTCACCTCCAGCTCCGGCCTCCTGTCTCTGTCCAGCATTCTTGCGTCTCACGCACACCTGGCCAAGGAAGACAAGAGCTCCCGTGATGGGGCCGACGGCCACCGCGAGGATGACGCCGACAAATCCGACTAG